Proteins encoded together in one Candidatus Manganitrophaceae bacterium window:
- a CDS encoding VOC family protein, which yields MFSPGTGQNPLLISGRRRNSTALLPNGVHHVAYCTKDAEATYEFYTKKLGMRLARTENHKQGNGFFRHFFFDMGNGECLAFFQVEGIGETDNYETNLSRSVGLPLWVNHIAFQLHSLEDLETKKNELKAVGVEQMTEVDHGWCTAIYLVDPNGIMIEYCVTTDANEFQQTEEEALAFMRQPFNAIGEDTRKEPSEVAKRI from the coding sequence ATATTCTCTCCAGGTACCGGGCAAAACCCGCTGCTGATAAGCGGCAGAAGGAGAAACAGCACGGCACTATTACCTAACGGCGTACATCATGTTGCCTATTGCACTAAAGATGCTGAGGCGACCTATGAATTTTATACGAAAAAACTGGGCATGCGGCTCGCCCGTACAGAAAATCACAAGCAGGGAAACGGTTTCTTTCGACACTTTTTCTTTGACATGGGAAACGGCGAATGCCTCGCCTTTTTTCAGGTTGAGGGCATTGGCGAAACAGATAATTACGAAACCAACCTTTCCAGAAGTGTTGGCTTACCGCTGTGGGTGAACCATATCGCTTTCCAACTCCATTCGCTGGAAGACCTGGAAACAAAGAAAAACGAACTCAAGGCCGTCGGAGTCGAGCAAATGACCGAAGTTGACCATGGCTGGTGTACCGCGATCTACCTTGTTGATCCGAACGGCATTATGATCGAGTACTGTGTCACCACTGATGCAAATGAATTCCAGCAGACCGAAGAAGAGGCACTGGCGTTTATGCGTCAACCCTTCAATGCGATTGGTGAGGACACTCGAAAGGAACCGAGCGAAGTCGCAAAAAGAATCTGA
- a CDS encoding NAD(P)/FAD-dependent oxidoreductase, translating to MTSETESSSKLDLGFDPDELRQKYSMEKVKRLRSDGNEQYVEVRGDFVHYIDDPYLKSKVEREPLTDEIDIVIIGGGFGGLLAAVRLRDAGVKNFRIIEKGGDFGGTWYWNRYPGAACDIESYIYLPLLEEIGYMPKKKYIDGADILEYSQMIARKFDLYDDVCFQTEVKEIHWDEATGRWTITTDKGDAMKARFVAMSNGPLNRPKLPGIPGIESYKGHTFHTARWDYDYTGGDANGGLTDLKDKRVGILGTGATAVQCVSHLAEGAKQLYVFQRTPSSIDERNDYTTDTDWASSLKPGWQQERMDNFNILTTGGIAEKDLVNDGWTEIIRNLLVLIKDEKTPDMAKQAMTEKMELADFQKMEQIRGRVDSIVKDPETAELLKPYYRQFCKRPCFHDEYLPTFNRPNVELVDTKGMGVDKITENGVVVDGKEYEVDCLIFATGFEVGTGYARRSGCEMYGRDGVSLTEKWSEGARTFHGMQVNGFPNCFMMGHIQTGFTANYPHGLNEQSKHIAYIIKHCMEGNHRVVEASAEAEEAWVQTIIGLARSNEKFLADCTPGYYNNEGKPQARALQDTNYGAGSEAFFKLIKTWRDEGTLEGLDVS from the coding sequence GTAGAACGTGAACCACTGACTGATGAAATCGACATTGTCATTATTGGTGGTGGTTTTGGTGGCCTTCTGGCAGCTGTCCGTCTTCGTGATGCCGGAGTGAAAAACTTCAGAATAATAGAAAAAGGCGGGGACTTCGGCGGGACCTGGTACTGGAACCGCTACCCTGGCGCTGCCTGCGATATTGAATCCTATATCTATCTTCCTCTGCTTGAAGAAATTGGCTATATGCCAAAAAAGAAGTACATCGATGGTGCGGACATCCTTGAATATAGCCAGATGATCGCAAGGAAATTTGATCTGTACGATGATGTTTGCTTTCAAACGGAAGTAAAGGAAATACACTGGGATGAGGCGACCGGGAGATGGACCATCACAACCGATAAGGGCGATGCCATGAAGGCCCGATTTGTTGCCATGTCCAACGGGCCTCTCAATCGGCCCAAGCTCCCAGGTATCCCTGGCATTGAATCCTACAAGGGGCACACCTTCCATACAGCCCGTTGGGATTACGACTATACCGGGGGTGATGCCAACGGAGGATTGACCGATCTCAAGGATAAGCGAGTCGGCATATTAGGCACGGGAGCCACGGCAGTTCAGTGTGTTTCTCATCTTGCCGAAGGTGCAAAGCAGCTTTATGTCTTCCAGCGAACGCCTTCATCCATTGACGAACGTAATGACTACACGACAGACACGGACTGGGCATCAAGCCTAAAACCTGGGTGGCAGCAGGAACGTATGGATAACTTCAATATTCTCACCACAGGCGGCATAGCGGAAAAAGACCTTGTCAACGACGGCTGGACAGAGATTATTCGTAATCTGCTCGTACTGATTAAGGATGAGAAGACTCCGGATATGGCCAAGCAGGCAATGACTGAAAAAATGGAGTTGGCTGATTTCCAGAAGATGGAACAGATCCGAGGCAGGGTTGACTCCATTGTGAAGGATCCGGAAACCGCAGAACTTCTAAAACCCTACTACAGGCAGTTTTGTAAACGACCCTGTTTTCACGATGAATACCTGCCAACTTTCAACCGTCCCAATGTCGAATTGGTCGACACAAAAGGGATGGGCGTCGATAAGATTACGGAAAATGGCGTCGTGGTCGATGGAAAAGAATATGAGGTGGATTGCCTGATATTTGCTACAGGTTTTGAAGTGGGAACCGGATATGCCAGGAGGAGCGGTTGCGAAATGTATGGGCGTGACGGTGTCAGTTTGACTGAAAAGTGGTCAGAAGGAGCGAGAACATTCCACGGAATGCAGGTTAACGGATTCCCCAACTGCTTTATGATGGGGCACATCCAAACCGGCTTCACAGCAAATTACCCCCACGGTTTGAATGAACAGAGCAAGCACATCGCCTACATTATCAAACATTGTATGGAAGGCAATCATCGAGTTGTCGAGGCAAGTGCAGAAGCCGAGGAAGCGTGGGTGCAGACGATTATCGGGCTGGCTCGATCGAATGAGAAATTCCTCGCAGACTGCACGCCCGGCTACTACAACAACGAAGGCAAACCCCAGGCACGAGCTTTACAGGACACCAACTATGGTGCCGGTTCTGAAGCATTCTTCAAGCTCATCAAAACCTGGCGAGATGAGGGCACGCTTGAAGGGTTGGATGTCAGCTAG